In Tissierellales bacterium, the following proteins share a genomic window:
- a CDS encoding glycosyltransferase, translating into NNYLLFGGFIFYDIYQQLIRKGWINLYTILITYYEKLNILKACLEQINQFYHENTNFNVLIVNDNDEVKLDTLISAKDFLFDLTIKNVNTNKGYGGAINYASKFISTEFIILMDSDIMVSSNWLNELYATYERFENVGCVGAKIYNMTDSTLLYYGLLNSDTEIIKPFLGSSIAHSYCEYDLECQLVPSGVLLIKKSLFVQVNCFDAEMYNAYLDLDLAMKLNALGYKNYVSTKCVVYHRGTVSGTIRHSFHAHAKALFFSKWTQQLENKGIDFFETQIKNLPQHISSDLMIFDFTNTPNSSLYTSIIKKIMNNKSIKTTKMRHNKNGTLFINDYLSPDICRYQLPFIYLVNDFRVIKNNHFWFSNRNNNNDIVIDIHGNIVKNVNNKMKEVCL; encoded by the coding sequence AAATAACTATTTATTATTTGGAGGTTTTATATTTTATGACATCTACCAACAACTTATTAGAAAAGGATGGATTAACTTGTATACTATACTGATAACATACTATGAAAAATTAAATATATTAAAAGCATGTCTCGAACAAATTAACCAATTTTATCATGAGAATACTAATTTCAATGTTCTTATTGTTAATGATAATGATGAAGTAAAACTTGATACACTCATTTCAGCAAAAGACTTCTTGTTTGATTTAACCATAAAGAATGTTAATACAAATAAGGGCTATGGTGGCGCTATAAACTACGCAAGCAAATTTATCAGTACAGAGTTTATTATTTTAATGGATTCAGATATTATGGTTTCTAGCAACTGGTTAAATGAGTTATATGCAACGTATGAACGCTTTGAAAATGTTGGTTGTGTAGGTGCAAAAATTTACAATATGACAGATTCGACACTTCTTTATTATGGACTTCTGAATTCGGATACAGAGATTATTAAACCTTTTTTAGGTTCATCAATCGCCCATTCTTATTGTGAATATGACCTTGAATGCCAACTGGTTCCGTCTGGTGTATTACTAATAAAAAAATCTTTATTCGTTCAAGTGAACTGTTTTGATGCTGAAATGTATAACGCATACTTAGATCTTGATTTGGCTATGAAATTAAATGCACTCGGTTATAAAAACTATGTGTCAACAAAATGCGTTGTGTACCATAGAGGAACTGTATCAGGAACTATTCGACATTCTTTTCACGCACATGCTAAAGCCTTGTTTTTTAGTAAGTGGACCCAACAATTAGAGAACAAAGGCATTGATTTTTTTGAAACTCAAATTAAAAACCTACCACAACATATTTCTTCGGATCTCATGATTTTTGATTTTACAAATACACCAAACTCATCACTCTATACAAGTATCATAAAAAAAATCATGAATAATAAATCAATAAAAACAACTAAAATGCGACATAATAAAAATGGTACTTTATTTATAAATGATTACTTGTCACCAGATATATGTCGATACCAGCTCCCGTTCATTTACTTAGTCAATGACTTTAGAGTGATAAAAAATAATCACTTTTGGTTTTCTAATCGTAATAATAATAATGATATCGTAATAGATATACATGGAAATATTGTAAAAAACGTAAATAATAAAATGAAAGAAGTTTGTTTATAA